CGTGACCTTCGAGGCGCTACGGGAGTCCGCGGCGGTGTTCCTTCTCACGGTTGACACCGGCGGCGGCGACGAGGACGCGTGTCAGCTCCCGACCCACGGCGAGGAGCCTACCGTCGAGTGCCGCGCGTACGACGGCGACCAACGCGGCGTCGTCTGCGGCGACCAGCTCGTCCTGCCGGGGTCATCTAACCTGATCAGGATCGGCGCCGACGAGAACGAGAGCCAGACCGACGCCGGCATCTTCTTCAGCGCGGTCACCCTCACGTTCAACGGGTGGCTCGTCGAGCCGCCCGGGCGCGGACGCGTCGACGAAGGCGGCCTGCCGCTGCGCCGGGCGATCGGGCGCAGCACTGCCCTCTCGGGAGCACGCGAATGACGGGCCTCCCTCGGAAGATCGGGATCCTCACTGACGCTCGGGCCTGGGGCGGAGCGGAGGTCTACCTCCTGCAGTTGGCGGAAGCCGTCCGCGACGCGGGGTGGGACCTCTCGATCTTCTGCGCGGACCGGCCGGCTGCCGCGGGATGGGTCCGTGAGCTCGAGGGCCGCGGGCTGCGGGTCGTCCGGTACCGGCCCACGAAGGAGTACAACCCGCTCGGCTACTTCGTGGCTCGACGACTCCTGCGGGGACTGGACGTCGTGCACGTCAACAAGACGGCGCCGAGGAACAGCCTGCCCGCGATCGTCGCTGCGAGGAGGAGCGGGGCGGCGGTCGTGCTTGCGACGGAGCATCTCGCCGGCCCGGCGATCTCCCACTACCCGTTCGGGCAGGCAGCCGTCACGCGTCTCGTTCGCTGGACCAACGGGATGCTCGACATGACGATCGCCGTCTCCGAGCTCAGCCGGGACGCGCTGGTGAGGGAATACGGCCTCGATCCGTCCAAGGTCGTCGTGATCGGGAACGGGGTTGACCTCGCGCGCTTCGACCGGGCGTTCGACGTCGGCGCAGTGCGCTCCGACCTGGGGATCGGCCGGGACGACCGCGTCGTGACCCTCATCGGGGAGCTGTGCGACCGCAAGGGACAGCGCTACGCGCTGGAGGCCGCGCCGCGGATCAGGGAGAGGGTCCCGGGCCTCAAGCTCCTCTTCGTGGGAGGTGGCGGGCTCGAGCGCGAGCTTCGAGACGCCGCGGAGCGGCTTGGCGTGTCGGACGTGGTCGTCTTCGCGGGCGTCCGGCGCGACGTTCCAGCGATCCTCGCGGCGTCCGACCTTCTGATCCTCCCGTCCGAGGACGAGTGCTTTCCCTTCGCGATCCTCGAGGCCATGGCATCGCGGCTTCCCGTCGTCGCCTCCGACGTCGGCGGCATCAGGGACGCCGTCGAGCACGGCGTGACGGGACTCGTGGTCGCGCCCTGCGATGTCGGCGCGTTGGCCCGCGCCGTCACCGAGGTTCTGAGCGATCCGCGCCGCGCCAAGGCCATGGGCTCTGCGGGCAGGGCGAAGGTGGAGGCGGAGTTCAGCGTGAAGGTCTGCACCAATGCAGTCCTTCGTCTCTACGAGGAGCTCCTCAGCCGGCGGGCGGACGGCGCCGCCGGCTCATCGGGGCGTCACGGCTGAGGCTAGCCCCGCCCGCGCAGGAGCTTCGCGCGGGCGCGCCGCACCAGCAGACGGTCGTCCTCCTCGAATCCCATAAGAGCGAGCATGCCGAGAAACGCAGCGTAGGTCGCGGCGAAGATGCCTGCGATCGCGTAGATCCTGAGGTTCGGCGTGTTCGCGCGCAGGAGGATGTTCGCGGCGAGCGCCACCGCGCTCGCGGCGACGAGCTTGAGATAGGAGCGGCGGTACGGCCAGATGCCGAGCAGGACCCTCACCTGGACGAGGCCGACGAGGTTGATCACCGTGAGCGCGGCGGCCGTCGCGATCGCCGCGCCCAGCACGCCGTACCGCGGGATGTAGTAGAGGTTCAGGCCGATGTTCGCCGCCGTCACCGCGGCGATGTTGAAGGCGTTGTAGTTCTGGTGGCCCGACTGCACCAGGATCGTCCCCACGGGCCCCACCGCGCAGCGCGAGAGCGCGCCGAACCCGAGCACCACGAGCGCCGCGTAGCCCGCCACGAAATCCCTGCCGAAGAACCCGAGAAGGTCGTCGCCGAAGCCGACCATCCAGATGAGCGCGGGCGTGACGACGATGAGCACGGTGCGCGTGAGCGAGGCGTAGAGGTCGCCGAGCTCGCGGCGCCTGCCGTTGTGGTAGAGCTCCGAGATGAGCGGCGCGAACGCGCTGTTGAAGGCCATGAAGACGAGCGCGAGCGTGTTCGTGATGAGGAACGCGATATTGTAGATGCCGACCGCCTCCGACGTGCTCAGGATGCCCAGCATGGTGCGGTCGGTGATGCTGAGGCTGTAGTTCATGAAGGCGACGAAGGTCATCGTGACGCTGAAGGGGAGGAGCGCGCGGTACGCGACGTCCGCGGCCCGAGGGCCCCTCGTGACGAACGGCGCGCGCCGGTTGATGATGGCGAGCATGGTCGCGGCGGCGACGACGTGCGCGGCGGCGAGCGCCCACGTGAGGCCGACGAGCCTGAGCCCCGCCGCGTAGAGCCCCAGGAAGATAGCGAGCTTCGCGACCTTGAAGACGATCTCGAGAGAGAACGTCTCCGCGCTCGCCTGCCGGACCGCGCGGAGGGCGAAGCCGAAGACGCTCATGAGCGCCGCGGGGACGATGGCCGCCGCGACGATCGGGACGAGAGGCAGGAGCCTCGGCTCGTTGAAGATGCGGTCGGCGAGCACGTTCCGGCCGAGCAGAAGGAGGACGGTCATGAC
Above is a genomic segment from Candidatus Effluviviaceae Genus I sp. containing:
- a CDS encoding glycosyltransferase family 4 protein, producing MTGLPRKIGILTDARAWGGAEVYLLQLAEAVRDAGWDLSIFCADRPAAAGWVRELEGRGLRVVRYRPTKEYNPLGYFVARRLLRGLDVVHVNKTAPRNSLPAIVAARRSGAAVVLATEHLAGPAISHYPFGQAAVTRLVRWTNGMLDMTIAVSELSRDALVREYGLDPSKVVVIGNGVDLARFDRAFDVGAVRSDLGIGRDDRVVTLIGELCDRKGQRYALEAAPRIRERVPGLKLLFVGGGGLERELRDAAERLGVSDVVVFAGVRRDVPAILAASDLLILPSEDECFPFAILEAMASRLPVVASDVGGIRDAVEHGVTGLVVAPCDVGALARAVTEVLSDPRRAKAMGSAGRAKVEAEFSVKVCTNAVLRLYEELLSRRADGAAGSSGRHG
- a CDS encoding oligosaccharide flippase family protein, with amino-acid sequence MDEPATTDSTRERNLVDVTKQATGVVAYQIIGLFLGFGLNFVFARVLGADLLGVFVLAQTTLLLLSLLASFGMGPTLLRFIPMQLSRGDRAGAARVFLSGSLIAVAVGAVMTVLLLLGRNVLADRIFNEPRLLPLVPIVAAAIVPAALMSVFGFALRAVRQASAETFSLEIVFKVAKLAIFLGLYAAGLRLVGLTWALAAAHVVAAATMLAIINRRAPFVTRGPRAADVAYRALLPFSVTMTFVAFMNYSLSITDRTMLGILSTSEAVGIYNIAFLITNTLALVFMAFNSAFAPLISELYHNGRRRELGDLYASLTRTVLIVVTPALIWMVGFGDDLLGFFGRDFVAGYAALVVLGFGALSRCAVGPVGTILVQSGHQNYNAFNIAAVTAANIGLNLYYIPRYGVLGAAIATAAALTVINLVGLVQVRVLLGIWPYRRSYLKLVAASAVALAANILLRANTPNLRIYAIAGIFAATYAAFLGMLALMGFEEDDRLLVRRARAKLLRGRG